The Stappia sp. genome window below encodes:
- a CDS encoding RNA-binding S4 domain-containing protein produces the protein MSDTGETAGTQRIDKWLWYARVVKSRSLAQKLVGGGHVRVNRDKVTAPAKPVRPGDVLTIALGRGVRVLKVIAPGTRRGPAPEAQTLYEDLSQPSAPADGKVSAAGPASEPEAAGDRAAPPPRRAPGAGRPTKRERRDLDRFRKSGD, from the coding sequence GTGAGCGATACGGGCGAAACGGCAGGCACCCAACGCATCGACAAGTGGCTGTGGTATGCCCGCGTCGTGAAATCGCGCAGCCTGGCGCAGAAGCTCGTCGGCGGCGGCCATGTCCGGGTCAATCGCGACAAGGTGACGGCGCCGGCCAAGCCGGTGCGCCCCGGCGACGTGCTCACCATCGCGCTCGGGCGCGGCGTGCGGGTGCTCAAGGTGATCGCGCCGGGCACGCGGCGCGGTCCGGCGCCCGAAGCGCAGACGCTCTACGAGGACCTGTCGCAGCCGAGCGCGCCGGCCGACGGGAAGGTCTCCGCCGCCGGCCCGGCTTCCGAGCCGGAGGCGGCTGGAGACCGCGCGGCCCCGCCGCCGCGCCGCGCGCCCGGCGCCGGCCGGCCGACGAAACGCGAGCGCCGCGATCTCGACCGGTTCCGCAAGTCCGGCGACTGA
- the fdxA gene encoding ferredoxin FdxA: MTYIVTDNCIKCKYTDCVEVCPVDCFYEGENMLVIHPDECIDCGVCEPECPADAIKPDTEPGLEKWLEVNTEYASKWPNITTKKDPLPEADAYDGQDGKFEKFFSAEPGEGD; encoded by the coding sequence ATGACCTACATCGTCACGGACAATTGCATCAAGTGCAAGTACACCGACTGCGTCGAGGTCTGCCCGGTCGACTGTTTCTACGAAGGCGAGAACATGCTCGTCATTCATCCGGACGAATGCATCGATTGCGGTGTGTGCGAGCCTGAGTGTCCGGCCGATGCGATCAAGCCCGATACCGAGCCGGGCCTCGAGAAATGGCTCGAGGTGAACACCGAATACGCCTCCAAATGGCCGAATATCACGACGAAGAAAGATCCGCTGCCCGAGGCGGATGCGTATGACGGGCAGGACGGCAAGTTCGAGAAGTTCTTTTCCGCGGAGCCCGGCGAGGGGGATTGA
- a CDS encoding helicase-related protein, producing MAPSADFQSASTQLPPSVRARTVTAVLGPTNTGKTHLAIERMIARETGVIGLPLRLLAREVYGRIVERVGASQVALVTGEEKIVPSEARYWVSTVEAMPLDLRPDFVAIDEVQLAGDLERGHVFTDRILNMRGTLETLLLGSATARPLLERLLPGLNVVTRPRMSVLSYAGQKKITRLPPRSAVVAFSSSEVYAIAELIRRQHGGAAVVLGSLSPRTRNAQVELFQNGDVQHLIATDAIGMGLNLDVDHIAFAGIRKFDGYQYRMLTPAEIGQIGGRAGRHTRDGTFGVTGRVDPFDEELVEALESHRFDALKVFQWRNRALDFSSIETLRRTLDEAPREQGLTRAPPSADETAFDHAVRDEAVRRVASTGERVRLLWDVCQVPDYRKIAPANHADLVAGIYGHLTRDGVIPEDWFARQVAFADKVGGDIDTLANRMAHIRTWTFVANRADWLADPAHWQGVTRGVEDRLSDALHERLTQRFVDRRTSVLMRRLRENAMLEAEITPVGDVLVEGQHIGQLQGFRFAPDAAADGPDGKALRAAAQKALGSELTSRADKLARAGNEEFALADDGSLRWQGEVVAKLIAGESVLAPGLLVLCDDTLEPADREKVEARLSLWLKAHVDTLLKPLRDLETGEGLEGLARGVAFRLVEALGIVERADISEDVRQLDQTMRAGLRRLGVRFGAYHIFVPALLKPAPSRLLAQLWALKHGSPDMPGLTELPQLSASGRTSVAVDPEFDKALYKVVGFRVCGPRAVRVDILERLADLIRPLLAWKPLDPSVEPPEGAIAEGGGFTVTVAMTSLLGCAGEDFSAVLKSLGYRVETREIQRPVVTPRSEVATSEIAAVNGVGVDAQSAADTQSPAEAKPSDAAEPAAEASETAQASMPATEAPAGDEIGPDAATAETGVSAPSAEVSSPEGPSTETGVAAGESDIRGESGERQADEAAMGTALATGPVISGAAPADAGDLATGQAHVEPEPVLPTSGEPALETVTIEIWRPGRRDRRPRGEKAPGRRGRGDQQQARSGEAGARGGKPQGKGRKGAPGHGGGHGAGPGGGHGAPGRGGADGGKRGGPRPGRGGAFGGKGKAIDPDSPFAKLAALKADLEKKPRG from the coding sequence ATGGCTCCTTCCGCAGATTTCCAGTCGGCCTCGACGCAGCTCCCGCCTTCCGTGCGGGCGCGCACCGTCACGGCCGTGCTCGGCCCCACCAACACCGGCAAGACCCATCTGGCGATCGAGCGCATGATCGCGCGCGAGACGGGCGTGATCGGCCTACCGCTGCGCCTGCTGGCGCGCGAGGTCTATGGCCGCATCGTCGAGCGGGTCGGCGCAAGCCAGGTGGCGCTGGTCACCGGCGAGGAAAAGATCGTGCCCTCCGAGGCCCGTTACTGGGTCTCGACGGTGGAGGCGATGCCGCTCGATCTCCGGCCGGATTTCGTCGCCATCGACGAAGTGCAGCTCGCCGGCGACCTGGAGCGCGGCCACGTCTTCACCGACCGCATTCTCAACATGCGCGGGACGCTGGAGACCTTGCTGCTCGGCTCCGCGACCGCGCGCCCGCTGCTCGAACGGCTGCTGCCGGGCCTCAATGTCGTGACGCGCCCGCGCATGTCGGTGCTCTCCTACGCCGGGCAGAAGAAGATCACCCGGCTGCCGCCGCGCTCCGCCGTCGTCGCCTTTTCCTCCTCCGAAGTCTATGCCATCGCCGAGCTGATCCGCCGTCAGCACGGCGGTGCCGCGGTGGTGCTCGGCTCGCTCAGCCCGCGCACCCGCAATGCGCAGGTGGAGCTCTTTCAGAACGGCGACGTGCAGCATCTGATCGCCACCGACGCCATCGGCATGGGGCTCAATCTCGATGTCGACCACATCGCCTTCGCCGGCATCCGCAAGTTCGACGGCTACCAGTACCGCATGCTGACGCCGGCCGAGATCGGCCAGATCGGCGGGCGCGCCGGTCGCCACACGCGCGACGGCACCTTCGGCGTCACGGGCCGCGTCGACCCGTTCGACGAGGAATTGGTCGAGGCGCTGGAAAGCCACCGGTTCGATGCGCTCAAGGTGTTCCAGTGGCGCAATCGTGCGCTGGACTTCTCCTCCATCGAGACGCTGCGGCGCACGCTGGACGAGGCGCCGCGCGAACAGGGGCTCACCCGCGCGCCGCCCTCGGCGGACGAGACCGCCTTCGATCACGCCGTGCGCGACGAGGCGGTGCGCCGGGTCGCGTCGACGGGGGAGCGCGTGCGTCTGCTGTGGGACGTGTGCCAGGTGCCCGACTACCGCAAGATTGCGCCGGCCAACCACGCCGATCTGGTGGCCGGCATCTACGGTCATCTGACCCGCGACGGGGTCATTCCGGAGGACTGGTTCGCCCGCCAGGTGGCCTTTGCCGACAAGGTCGGCGGGGACATCGACACGCTGGCGAACCGGATGGCGCATATCCGCACCTGGACCTTCGTGGCCAATCGGGCCGACTGGCTCGCCGATCCCGCCCATTGGCAAGGCGTGACGCGCGGCGTAGAAGACCGGTTGTCGGACGCCCTGCACGAACGGCTCACACAGCGTTTCGTGGATCGGCGGACCAGCGTATTGATGCGACGGCTAAGAGAGAACGCCATGCTTGAAGCGGAAATCACTCCCGTGGGCGATGTGCTCGTCGAGGGACAACACATCGGACAGCTGCAGGGCTTTCGCTTCGCACCCGATGCCGCCGCCGACGGACCGGACGGCAAGGCGCTGCGCGCGGCGGCGCAAAAGGCGCTGGGCAGCGAGCTGACCAGCCGCGCCGACAAGCTCGCGCGCGCCGGCAACGAGGAGTTCGCGCTGGCCGACGACGGCAGCCTGCGCTGGCAGGGCGAGGTGGTCGCCAAGCTGATCGCCGGCGAGAGCGTTCTGGCGCCCGGCCTTCTGGTCCTGTGCGACGACACGCTCGAGCCGGCCGACCGCGAGAAGGTCGAGGCGCGGCTGTCGCTCTGGCTAAAGGCGCATGTCGACACGCTGCTGAAGCCCTTGCGGGATCTTGAGACCGGCGAGGGGCTCGAGGGTCTGGCGCGCGGCGTGGCTTTCCGTCTCGTGGAGGCGCTGGGCATCGTCGAGCGGGCCGACATCTCGGAAGACGTGCGCCAGCTCGATCAGACCATGCGCGCCGGCCTGCGTCGTCTCGGCGTGCGCTTCGGCGCCTATCACATCTTCGTACCGGCCTTGCTGAAGCCGGCGCCGAGCCGGCTGCTGGCGCAGCTCTGGGCCCTCAAGCACGGGTCGCCGGACATGCCGGGGCTGACCGAACTGCCGCAATTGTCGGCGTCGGGACGCACGTCGGTGGCCGTCGATCCCGAATTCGACAAGGCGCTCTACAAGGTCGTGGGCTTTCGCGTGTGCGGTCCGCGCGCGGTGCGCGTCGACATTCTGGAGCGGCTGGCCGATCTCATCCGGCCGCTGCTGGCGTGGAAGCCGCTCGACCCCTCCGTCGAGCCGCCCGAAGGCGCGATCGCCGAAGGCGGCGGCTTCACCGTGACGGTGGCCATGACGTCGCTGCTCGGCTGCGCCGGCGAGGATTTTTCCGCCGTGCTCAAGTCGCTCGGCTACCGCGTGGAAACGCGGGAGATCCAGCGTCCCGTGGTGACGCCCCGCTCCGAGGTCGCGACATCGGAGATCGCGGCGGTGAACGGTGTCGGGGTCGATGCCCAGTCTGCCGCAGATACGCAGTCTCCGGCCGAGGCCAAGCCCTCCGATGCGGCCGAGCCGGCCGCCGAGGCAAGCGAAACCGCTCAGGCGTCGATGCCCGCGACCGAAGCGCCGGCGGGCGACGAGATCGGGCCCGATGCCGCGACCGCGGAGACGGGCGTGTCCGCTCCGTCGGCGGAGGTTTCCTCCCCGGAGGGTCCCTCGACGGAAACCGGCGTTGCGGCGGGCGAGAGTGACATCCGGGGCGAGAGCGGGGAACGTCAGGCCGATGAAGCGGCCATGGGAACGGCGCTTGCGACCGGCCCGGTGATCTCCGGGGCCGCGCCGGCCGATGCCGGGGATCTGGCGACGGGGCAGGCTCATGTCGAGCCCGAACCGGTGTTGCCGACCAGCGGCGAACCGGCACTGGAGACGGTGACCATCGAGATCTGGCGGCCCGGCCGCCGCGACCGCCGCCCGCGCGGCGAGAAGGCGCCGGGACGGCGCGGGCGCGGCGATCAGCAGCAGGCGCGCTCGGGCGAGGCCGGCGCGCGCGGCGGCAAGCCGCAGGGCAAGGGGCGCAAGGGCGCGCCCGGCCATGGGGGCGGCCACGGGGCCGGTCCGGGTGGCGGTCACGGTGCGCCGGGGCGTGGCGGGGCGGACGGCGGCAAGCGCGGCGGGCCGCGCCCGGGGCGTGGCGGCGCGTTCGGCGGCAAGGGCAAGGCCATCGACCCCGATTCGCCCTTCGCGAAGCTCGCCGCCCTGAAGGCGGATCTGGAGAAGAAGCCGCGCGGCTGA
- the pyc gene encoding pyruvate carboxylase produces MAIRKILVANRSEIAIRVFRAANELGMRTVAVYAEQDKLALHRFKADEAYQIGRGPHLAEPMGPIEAYLSIDEILRVARAAEVDAIHPGYGLLSESPEFAEACAAAGIVFIGPEPETMRRLGNKVAARNLAIEAGVPVMPATDPLPDDMDTVKQLAGEIGYPVMLKASWGGGGRGMRVIADEDTLVREVDAAKREARAAFGKDEIYLEKLVERARHVEVQILGDAHGNLVHLFERDCSIQRRHQKVVERAPAPYLDADKRAEVCDYGLRIGRTAGYRGAGTVEFLMDADTGAFYFIEVNPRIQVEHTVTEEVTGIDIVKAQIRIASGAMIGDPGSGVPDQDGVKLNGHALQCRITTEDPEQNFIPDYGRITAYRGATGFGIRLDGGTAYSGAVITRFYDPLLEKVTAWAPTAEEAAQRMDRALREFRIRGVATNLTFLENIIAHPDFRACTYTTRFIDETPALFTQVARRDRATKLLTYIADVTVNGHPETKTRARPPADAAAPVAPVYDAPVRNGTKQLLEELGPEGFADWMKAERRALVTDTTMRDGHQSLLATRMRTHDIVGVADAYARGLPQLLSLECWGGATFDVAMRFLTEDPWERLRQIRERVPNVLLQMLLRGANGVGYTNYPDNVVRHFVQQAAREGVDLFRVFDCLNWVENMRVSLDAVIEAEKLCEGVICYTGDMLDSARPKYDLKYYVGLARELERAGCHILGVKDMAGLMKPAAATQLFTALKDEIDLPIHFHTHDTSGISGASVLAAVDAGVDAFDAAMDAFSGLTSQPALGSLVAALKDHPRDTGLDPATIREISFYWEAVRTRYRAFESDLRAPASEVYLHEMPGGQFTNLKEQARALGLESRWHEVAQAYHDVNMMFGDIVKVTPSSKVVGDMALMMVSQGLTADDVLAPDKDVAFPESVIQMMRGELGKPPGGFPDAIRDKVLKGEAPIAVRPGALLEDDDLEARRAEIAEKTGGDIDEAELASYLMYPKVFTDFAAARDTYGPVSVLPTPVYFYGLAAGDEIMIDLEPGKTLVVRCQAIGETDENGERKVFFELNGQPRIIKVPDRAHGAAGAAARRKVEEGNPAHVGAPMPGVISTVAVKPGQTVAAGDVLVSIEAMKMETALHSERAGTVAEVIATPGQQVDAKDLLLVLADVDGAADAKADADADTDAA; encoded by the coding sequence TTGGCCATTCGCAAGATTCTGGTGGCGAACCGATCCGAGATCGCGATCCGCGTGTTCCGCGCGGCGAACGAACTGGGCATGCGCACCGTCGCCGTCTACGCGGAGCAGGACAAGCTCGCGCTGCATCGTTTCAAGGCGGACGAGGCCTATCAGATCGGGCGGGGGCCGCATCTCGCCGAACCGATGGGGCCGATCGAGGCCTATCTGTCCATCGACGAGATCCTGCGCGTCGCCAGGGCGGCGGAGGTCGACGCGATCCATCCCGGCTACGGCCTGCTGTCGGAAAGCCCGGAGTTCGCCGAGGCCTGCGCCGCAGCCGGCATCGTCTTCATCGGCCCCGAACCCGAGACCATGCGCCGGCTGGGCAACAAGGTCGCGGCGCGCAATCTGGCCATCGAGGCCGGCGTGCCGGTGATGCCGGCGACCGATCCCTTGCCCGACGACATGGACACGGTGAAGCAACTCGCCGGCGAGATCGGCTATCCGGTCATGCTCAAGGCGTCCTGGGGCGGCGGCGGGCGCGGCATGCGCGTCATCGCCGACGAGGACACGCTCGTGCGCGAGGTCGACGCGGCCAAGCGCGAGGCGCGCGCCGCCTTCGGCAAGGACGAGATCTATCTGGAAAAGCTCGTCGAGCGCGCGCGCCACGTCGAGGTGCAGATCCTCGGCGACGCGCATGGCAACCTGGTGCATCTCTTCGAGCGCGACTGCTCCATCCAGCGCCGTCACCAGAAGGTCGTGGAACGCGCCCCCGCCCCCTATCTCGACGCGGACAAGCGCGCGGAAGTCTGCGACTACGGGCTCAGGATCGGCCGCACCGCCGGATATCGCGGGGCCGGAACGGTCGAGTTCCTGATGGATGCCGACACCGGCGCCTTTTATTTCATCGAGGTCAATCCGCGTATCCAGGTCGAGCACACGGTCACCGAGGAAGTGACCGGCATCGACATCGTCAAGGCGCAGATCCGCATCGCCTCCGGCGCGATGATCGGCGATCCGGGTTCCGGCGTGCCGGATCAGGACGGCGTCAAGCTGAACGGCCACGCCCTGCAATGCCGGATCACCACGGAAGATCCGGAGCAGAACTTCATCCCCGACTACGGCCGCATCACGGCCTATCGCGGCGCCACCGGCTTCGGCATCCGCCTCGACGGCGGCACGGCCTATTCCGGCGCGGTGATCACCCGCTTCTACGACCCGCTGCTGGAAAAGGTGACCGCCTGGGCGCCGACCGCCGAGGAGGCGGCGCAGCGCATGGACCGCGCCCTGCGCGAATTCCGCATTCGCGGCGTCGCCACCAATCTGACCTTTCTGGAAAACATCATCGCCCACCCGGACTTCCGGGCCTGCACCTACACCACGCGTTTCATCGACGAGACGCCGGCGCTCTTCACCCAGGTCGCCCGCCGCGACCGTGCCACCAAGCTTCTGACCTATATCGCCGATGTGACCGTCAACGGCCATCCGGAGACGAAGACCCGGGCCCGCCCGCCCGCCGATGCGGCCGCGCCCGTGGCCCCGGTCTACGACGCGCCGGTGCGAAACGGCACGAAGCAGCTGCTCGAGGAACTGGGGCCGGAGGGTTTCGCGGACTGGATGAAGGCGGAACGCCGCGCGCTGGTGACCGACACCACCATGCGCGACGGCCACCAGTCGCTGCTGGCGACCCGCATGCGCACCCACGACATCGTCGGCGTGGCCGATGCCTACGCCCGCGGCCTGCCGCAGCTCCTGTCGCTGGAATGCTGGGGCGGGGCGACCTTCGACGTCGCCATGCGCTTCCTCACCGAAGATCCCTGGGAGCGGCTGCGCCAGATCCGCGAACGCGTGCCCAACGTCCTGCTGCAGATGCTGCTGCGCGGGGCGAACGGGGTCGGCTACACCAATTACCCCGACAACGTCGTGCGCCATTTCGTGCAGCAGGCGGCCCGCGAGGGCGTCGATCTCTTCCGCGTCTTCGACTGCCTCAACTGGGTGGAGAACATGCGCGTCTCGCTCGACGCGGTGATCGAGGCCGAGAAGCTGTGCGAGGGCGTGATCTGCTACACCGGCGACATGCTGGACAGCGCCCGGCCGAAGTACGACCTCAAGTACTACGTCGGCCTGGCGCGCGAACTGGAGCGCGCCGGCTGCCACATCCTCGGCGTCAAGGACATGGCCGGGCTGATGAAACCGGCCGCCGCGACGCAGCTCTTCACCGCGCTGAAAGACGAGATCGACCTGCCGATCCACTTCCACACGCATGACACCTCCGGGATATCGGGGGCGAGCGTGCTGGCGGCGGTGGATGCCGGGGTCGATGCCTTCGACGCGGCGATGGATGCCTTTTCCGGCCTCACCTCCCAGCCCGCGCTCGGCTCGCTGGTCGCGGCGCTGAAGGATCATCCGCGCGACACCGGGCTCGACCCGGCGACGATCCGCGAGATCTCCTTCTACTGGGAGGCGGTGCGCACCCGGTATCGCGCCTTCGAGAGCGATCTGCGCGCCCCGGCCTCCGAGGTCTATCTGCACGAAATGCCCGGCGGCCAGTTCACCAACCTGAAGGAACAGGCCCGCGCGCTGGGGCTGGAAAGCCGCTGGCACGAGGTCGCGCAGGCCTATCACGACGTGAACATGATGTTCGGCGACATCGTCAAGGTGACGCCGTCCTCCAAGGTCGTCGGCGACATGGCGCTGATGATGGTCTCGCAAGGGCTCACCGCCGACGACGTGCTGGCACCGGACAAGGACGTCGCCTTCCCCGAAAGCGTCATCCAGATGATGCGGGGCGAGTTGGGCAAGCCGCCGGGCGGCTTTCCCGACGCCATCCGCGACAAGGTTCTGAAGGGCGAGGCACCGATTGCCGTGCGCCCCGGCGCGCTGCTCGAGGACGACGATCTGGAGGCCCGGCGCGCGGAGATCGCGGAAAAGACCGGCGGCGACATCGACGAGGCGGAGCTCGCCTCCTACCTGATGTACCCCAAGGTCTTTACCGATTTCGCCGCCGCGCGCGACACCTACGGCCCGGTCAGCGTGCTGCCGACGCCGGTCTATTTCTACGGCCTTGCGGCCGGCGACGAGATCATGATCGATCTCGAGCCCGGCAAGACGCTGGTGGTGCGCTGTCAGGCGATCGGCGAGACGGACGAAAACGGCGAGCGCAAGGTGTTCTTCGAACTCAACGGCCAGCCGCGCATCATCAAGGTGCCGGACCGGGCCCATGGCGCGGCCGGTGCCGCGGCCCGACGCAAGGTCGAGGAGGGCAATCCGGCCCATGTCGGCGCGCCGATGCCGGGCGTGATCTCCACCGTGGCCGTCAAGCCCGGCCAGACGGTCGCGGCCGGCGACGTGCTGGTCTCCATCGAGGCGATGAAGATGGAAACCGCGCTGCACAGCGAGCGCGCCGGCACGGTCGCCGAGGTCATCGCCACGCCCGGACAGCAGGTCGATGCCAAGGACCTGCTGCTCGTGCTGGCGGACGTGGATGGCGCCGCCGACGCCAAGGCCGACGCCGACGCCGATACGGACGCGGCCTGA
- a CDS encoding RNA polymerase factor sigma-32 has protein sequence MNAPYLSREEEHELAVAWRDRQDQAALDRLSLAHMRLVIAVAAKYRNFGLSMSDLIQEGHIGLLEAASRFEPEREVRFSTYATWWIRASIQDYILRNWSIVRGGTSSTQKALFFNLRRLRAKLSSGTTQVTESELVGKIAETMGVKVSDVATMSARLSGPDTSLNAPVLEADGSGADRQDFLVCENPLPEETVGGVIDTERRSRWLQDALGVLSERELRIVRERRLSEEGATLEALGQKLGISKERVRQIESRALEKLRDALLKVQPDKISYCG, from the coding sequence ATGAATGCGCCCTATCTGAGCCGCGAGGAGGAGCACGAGCTGGCGGTGGCCTGGCGGGATCGTCAGGACCAGGCCGCGCTCGACCGTCTGAGCCTCGCGCACATGCGTCTGGTGATCGCGGTTGCGGCCAAATACCGCAACTTCGGCCTGTCGATGAGCGATCTGATCCAGGAGGGGCATATCGGCCTGCTGGAAGCCGCGTCGCGCTTCGAGCCGGAACGCGAGGTCCGCTTCTCCACCTACGCGACCTGGTGGATCCGCGCGTCCATTCAGGACTACATCCTGCGCAACTGGTCCATCGTGCGCGGCGGAACCTCGTCGACGCAGAAGGCGCTGTTCTTCAACCTGCGCCGTCTGCGCGCCAAGCTGAGCAGCGGCACCACGCAGGTCACCGAAAGCGAACTGGTCGGCAAAATCGCGGAGACCATGGGCGTGAAGGTGTCCGACGTGGCCACCATGAGCGCCCGTCTGTCCGGTCCCGACACGTCGCTCAACGCCCCCGTGCTGGAGGCCGACGGCTCCGGCGCCGACCGGCAGGACTTCCTCGTGTGCGAGAACCCCTTGCCCGAGGAGACGGTCGGCGGCGTGATCGACACGGAGCGCCGGTCGCGGTGGCTCCAGGATGCGCTGGGCGTGCTCAGCGAGCGCGAGCTGCGGATCGTGCGCGAGCGGCGCCTGTCGGAAGAGGGCGCCACGCTGGAGGCGCTCGGGCAGAAGCTCGGCATCTCCAAGGAGCGGGTCCGTCAGATCGAAAGCCGGGCGCTGGAAAAGCTGCGCGACGCGCTTCTCAAGGTCCAGCCGGACAAGATTTCCTACTGCGGCTGA
- a CDS encoding CarD family transcriptional regulator, with the protein MATTVKKTAQRQGFKTGEYIVYPAHGVGQITAIEEQTVAGMSLELLVINFEHDKMTLRVPVAKIATVGMRKLADAASVKKALETVRGRPRVKRTMWSRRAQEYEAKINSGDLMAIAEVVRDLYRSESQPEQSYSERQLYEAAIDRMSREIAAVNKCSDTEAIRQIEQSLAKSTSRKPAATDEDGDGAQTEAA; encoded by the coding sequence ATGGCAACAACGGTGAAGAAGACCGCGCAGAGACAGGGTTTCAAGACAGGCGAGTACATTGTGTATCCGGCGCATGGCGTCGGCCAGATCACGGCGATCGAGGAACAGACGGTTGCCGGCATGTCGCTCGAGCTGCTGGTGATCAATTTCGAACACGACAAGATGACCTTGCGGGTTCCGGTCGCGAAGATCGCGACGGTGGGCATGCGCAAGCTGGCGGATGCGGCGTCGGTCAAGAAGGCGCTCGAAACCGTCCGCGGCCGGCCGCGCGTCAAGCGGACCATGTGGAGCCGCCGGGCGCAGGAGTATGAGGCGAAGATCAACTCCGGCGATCTGATGGCGATCGCCGAGGTGGTCCGCGACCTCTACCGCTCCGAAAGCCAGCCCGAGCAGTCCTACTCCGAACGCCAGCTCTACGAGGCGGCGATCGACCGGATGTCGCGGGAAATCGCGGCCGTCAACAAGTGCTCGGACACCGAGGCCATCCGCCAGATCGAGCAGAGCCTGGCCAAGTCCACAAGCCGCAAGCCCGCGGCGACGGACGAGGACGGCGACGGCGCCCAGACCGAGGCGGCCTGA
- a CDS encoding DNA glycosylase AlkZ-like family protein, translated as MALALAHRDVARVFLHLQGLGDPPGAKLDRAGLEQLIGGLGFVQVDSINTVARAHHQILFARNQTYRPKMLVRLLERDRALFENWTHDASLIPVAAWPYWRHRFARERERLRHRWANWHGRDFHDELDTVLARIRDRGPAGARDFDRHDARKEPGWWNWNPGKAALEYLWRTGEIAVTRRENFAKIYDLSSRVIPPEHYERRVTHDAFVDWACRSALERLGVATSGEIAAFYDLVTPEEAKAWCAAQDDATHVPVQIVLADGARRPALARPDIQDLIETAGDLPPRVRVLSPFDPVLRDRKRAERLFGFSYRIEVFVPAPRRVYGYYVFPLLEGERLIGRIDMICRRADGVLEVSAFWPERGVRFGAGRRDRLEAELARMARFTGMEHVVFADGWLRPPAS; from the coding sequence ATGGCCCTCGCCCTCGCCCATCGCGATGTCGCCCGCGTCTTCCTGCATCTGCAGGGCCTCGGCGATCCGCCCGGCGCGAAGCTCGACCGGGCGGGGCTGGAGCAGCTGATCGGCGGGCTCGGCTTCGTGCAGGTCGACAGCATCAACACGGTGGCGCGCGCCCATCATCAGATCCTGTTCGCGCGCAACCAGACCTATCGGCCGAAGATGCTCGTGCGCCTGCTGGAGCGCGACCGCGCGCTCTTCGAGAACTGGACGCATGACGCCTCCCTGATTCCGGTCGCCGCCTGGCCCTATTGGCGGCACCGTTTCGCGCGCGAGCGCGAGCGGCTCAGGCACCGCTGGGCCAATTGGCACGGCCGCGATTTTCACGACGAACTGGACACCGTTCTGGCCCGCATCCGCGACCGCGGGCCGGCCGGCGCCCGCGACTTCGACCGTCATGACGCGCGCAAGGAACCGGGCTGGTGGAACTGGAACCCGGGCAAGGCGGCGCTCGAGTATCTCTGGCGCACCGGCGAGATCGCCGTCACGCGGCGCGAGAATTTCGCCAAGATCTACGATCTTTCAAGCCGGGTGATCCCGCCCGAGCACTACGAGCGCCGGGTGACGCACGACGCCTTCGTCGACTGGGCCTGCCGCTCGGCGCTTGAGCGCCTCGGTGTCGCCACATCGGGCGAAATCGCCGCCTTCTACGACCTCGTCACGCCCGAGGAGGCGAAGGCCTGGTGCGCGGCTCAGGACGACGCCACCCATGTCCCGGTGCAGATCGTGCTGGCCGACGGTGCCCGGCGCCCCGCCCTGGCGCGGCCCGATATCCAGGATCTGATCGAGACCGCCGGCGACCTGCCGCCGCGCGTGCGCGTTCTCAGCCCCTTCGATCCCGTGTTGCGCGACCGCAAGCGCGCCGAACGCCTGTTCGGCTTTTCCTACCGCATCGAGGTCTTCGTGCCCGCGCCCAGGCGGGTCTACGGCTACTATGTCTTTCCGCTGCTGGAGGGCGAGAGGCTGATCGGGCGCATCGACATGATCTGCCGGCGCGCGGACGGCGTTCTCGAGGTGTCGGCGTTCTGGCCGGAACGCGGCGTGCGCTTCGGCGCCGGGCGGCGCGATCGGCTGGAGGCGGAGCTCGCCCGCATGGCGCGCTTTACCGGAATGGAGCACGTCGTCTTCGCCGACGGCTGGCTGCGACCGCCGGCAAGCTGA